The genomic DNA CCCCGCACCCCTCGCCGCGATCCGCTCCCTCCCCAGTTGGCTCCTCGGTCGAGCCGCCGCCCGCGGCCGGGCCCTCGTCGCCGACGCCCTTGCCGCCGAAGGGCTGAAGATGTGGCACCACGTCGTGCTCTCCGCCGTCCGCGACCTCGCGCCCGTCGCCCAGGCCGACCTCGGCCGTGGCGTCGGGCTCGATCCCAAGGATCTGGTCGGCGTCCTCAACGACCTCCAGGCCGCGCACCTGGTCGTACGGGAGCCGGACCCGAAGGACCGCCGCAAGAACGCGGTGTCGCTCACGACCGAGGGCGCACGGCTGCTGAAGCGCTGCGAGAAGGCGGCCCGCGAGGCCAACGAACAGCTCCTCGCCCCGCTGGCGGCGGCCGAACGCGACCAGTTCATGGGCCTGTTGATCCGGATCTCCGGTACGGACGGCTGATGGCGGCTAACGTTCCGTCATGACCCCACCGCAGACTCCCGAACCCCGGCTCGCCCTCGACCCCGAGCGCA from Streptomyces sp. NBC_01478 includes the following:
- a CDS encoding MarR family winged helix-turn-helix transcriptional regulator; the protein is MAETPLPAPLAAIRSLPSWLLGRAAARGRALVADALAAEGLKMWHHVVLSAVRDLAPVAQADLGRGVGLDPKDLVGVLNDLQAAHLVVREPDPKDRRKNAVSLTTEGARLLKRCEKAAREANEQLLAPLAAAERDQFMGLLIRISGTDG